Proteins from one Lonchura striata isolate bLonStr1 chromosome 6, bLonStr1.mat, whole genome shotgun sequence genomic window:
- the NDUFS3 gene encoding NADH dehydrogenase [ubiquinone] iron-sulfur protein 3, mitochondrial: protein MWAAAARGLARAALRAGAAPAAARARLAGSSAADTRPTVRPKNEVEQKQLCAFGEYVAEILPKYIQQVQVTCFNELELLIHPDGIIPVLTFLRDHTNAQFKSLADLTAVDVPSRQYRFEIVYNLLSLRFNSRIRVKTYTDELTPIDSAVPVHKAANWYEREVWDMYGVFFANHPDLRRILTDYGFEGHPFRKDFPLSGYVEVRYDDEVKRVVAEPVELAQEFRKFDLNSPWEAFPAYRPAPEPLKIEAGAKKEDAK from the exons ATGTgggcggcagcggcgcgggGCCTGGCGCGGGCCGCGCTGCGAG CTGGCGCGGCaccggcggcggcgcgggcccGGCTGGCGGGGAGCTCGGCCGCGGACACTCGCC CTACTGTCAGACCAAAAAATGAAGTGGAACAGAAGCAGTTATGTGCTTTTGGGGAGTACGTGGCTGAGATTCTGCCCAAGTATATCCAGCAGGTACAG GTGACCTGTTTCAATGAGCTGGAACTTCTGATCCATCCAGATGGGATCATTCCTGTCCTGACCTTCCTTCGTGATCACACCAATGCCCAGTTCAAATCCTTGGCAGACCTGACTGCTGTTGATGTCCCGTCTCGGCAGTACCGCTTTGAG ATTGTGTACAACCTCTTGTCACTGCGGTTCAACAGCCGCATCCGTGTGAAGACGTACACCGATGAGTTGACACCCATCGACTCAGCAGTGCCTGTGCACAAGGCAGCAAACTGGTATGAAAGAGAG GTTTGGGACATGTATGGTGTTTTCTTTGCCAACCACCCTGATCTAAGGCGAATCCTCACAGATTATGGGTTTGAGGGCCATCCATTCCGGAAGGACTTCCCACTCTCTGGTTATGTGGAG GTGCGGTATGATGATGAAGTCAAACGGGTGGTGGCAGAGCCCGTGGAGCTGGCTCAGGAATTTCGCAAGTTCGATCTGAATAGCCCATGGGAGGCATTTCCTGCCTATCGTCCAGCTCCAGAACCCCTGAAAATAGAAGCAGGAGCCAAGAAAGAAGATGCCAAATAG
- the FAM180B gene encoding protein FAM180B gives MARAQLSSWLLLCVFAASQRLADEHPHSGTNRARRGPEDAGIMLEMLWGRLDIQTNGTIRLRDEELASLRPARRLLQVLEEEVPKTPAEIEQHLRYYSLTDAPLPPTEFDRLLFTSVYSAYQVRSMQGLDKSPWIGFFSQLVDEIFRDLCKGLCPANTTLLQASWPWKEKPSHLASLKHFYRSNLARTKRDT, from the exons ATGGCCcgggcacagctcagctcctggctgctcctgtgTGTGTTTGCTGCATCCCAGAGGCTGGCAG ATGAACATCCTCACAGCGGCACCAACAGAGCCCGTCGTGGCCCAGAGGACGCTGGCATCATGTTAGAG atgctctggggaaggctggatATCCAGACCAACGGGACAATCCGGCTGCGGGATGAAGAGCTGGCCTCCCTACGCCCGGCACGGCGCCTCCTGCAGGTTTTAGAGGAGGAAGTTCCCAAAACACCGGCAGAGATTGAGCAGCACCTGAGATACTATTCACTGACCGACGCTCCCTTGCCTCCGACAGAGTTCGACCGTCTCCTTTTCACCAGTGTTTACAGTGCCTATCAGGTTCGCTCCATGCAGGGTCTGGATAAATCCCCCTGGATTGGCTTTTTCTCTCAGCTGGTTGATGAAATCTTCCGTGACCTGTGCAAGGGGCTCTGCCCTGCAAATACCACTCTCCTCCAGGCTTCCTGGCCTTGGAAGGAGAAGCCTTCACATTTAGCATCCCTGAAACATTTCTATCGCTCTAACCTGGCCAGGACCAAGAGAGACACCTAA